The Mycolicibacterium flavescens genomic interval CCGAGCGTCGAGCGCGCTCGACAGCGCGGCGCCCACTCCGGCCGCGATCTGGCCGTGGCTGTTCTGCACGCCGGTTGCCTCCGGTGCGCCGGCGAGCACGTGCGACAGGTCCGTCGCGACGCGGTCGTGGATCGAGGCGGAGGACCGCAACCCGTTTGTCTGCGCGAACAACTGGCTCATGACAGTCAAGCCTAGGGCCGCGACAAGACCCGTCCTGACACGAATTTCAGCGGTGCGCTTCGCCTTGGGCTGCGGCGTCCGCGGCGGCGCCGTGCCACCCGCACGCCGCGTAGCCCTGGGACGCCTCGGCCAGCGCGGCGGCATTCCGCGCGGTGAGCGCCCGGCTGTGCGCCAGCGCCAACCGCCCAGTCGTGCAGTCACATTCGGTGCTCACCCGTTCGATCGCGTCCGCGGCCCGCATGTCGCCGAGCCGCACCGCGTCCACCAGCGAGCGCAGCGCAACGGCCGTCTGGCCGCCGCGCTCGGCACTGCGCACCGCCTCACGGGCCGAGGCGACGGCGCCGTGCTCGTCGCGGCGCGCCCACATCGTCCACGCCCGTGCGAGCGCCAACTCCGGGGCGAACAGCATCGACTTCAAGCCGTGCCGAGACTCGGCGCGCGCCAATGCCTTTCCCGCCTCGACACCCGCACCGAGCTGACCGAGCGCCTGGGCCAGCAGCATCCACGCCAACGGCCCCCACGAGTAGCCGGTCGGGGCCAGCGCCGCGGCCGCACGGCGCAGAAGGCGCACCGCCTCCTCGAGCTCACCCTTGGCGATCAGCACGTCGGCCACCAGCACCTCACCGATCGCGCGCCCCGGTTGTTGCAGCTGCGCGAAGTCGGTGAGCCGCTGGGCAAGCTGCTGGGCGCGGTCCATTTCACCTGCCATCAGCAACGCCGTCGTCTGCCCGAATCCGCTCGTGAACCGCAGAAGCCCCGGATGTCCAGCGGCCATCGCCCGCTCGGCCAACGCGTCGACATCGGCGAACCGGCCCGTCCGCGCCGAGCTCAACGCCGCTGCCGCCGCCGCCCAACCGATCGCGGTGTCGTCGGCGTCCGGCGACGCCAATACGTCGGCGGCCACCTCCATCGCCCGCGACACGCTCCCGGCGTTCATCGCAAACGTCGCCGACAACGCATCGAGCGTGATGCGTGCGGCCGGCGACGACACCCGGTTGCGTGTCGCACGCAGGAACGCTGTGGCGCGCTCGGGCTCGGACAGCATCCAGAACTGGTTGGCGGCCCGCGGCAGCGCCCACGCCATCAGCTCGGTCTCCGACAGCGCGGCGCCGTTCACGCCGTCGAGCACCGCGTCCGCGTCGCGGCCTCGGCCCTGCCACGCCAGCGCGTACGCCAGCGTCAACCGGGTGGACAGGTCGTCGGGTGCGCGCTGCAGCGCGGCGCGGCCGAGCCGTTCGCTGAGCACCAGATCGCCGAGTCGCAACGCCTCCGCGGCCGCCGAGGACAGCTCGGCGGGTCCCTGCGGACTGTCGCTGTCGAGCGCCAGCACCGCGCGGCGCAACCTGTCGACGGCGCCGTGACCGGCCCGCCCGGCCAGCCGGTCGACGACTTCACCCCGCAGCCTGCGCAGCTCCGGACCGCCCAATGCCTCGCGCACCGAGTCGGCGAACAGCGGATGCGCCGGGTGCACCCAACCGTCATCGACCACGACGGCGCCCGATGCCGCTGCGGCCTCGACCGATTCCGGACCGACCAAGGCTTCGAGCTCGTCGAGCGCCAGCGGGTCGTCGACGGCCAGGTACTCCAAAACGCGGTAGGCGGCGTCCGGCAGGGCGGTGACGAATTCGCCGACCGAAGCCGCCACGCGACGGTCGTCGTGACCCGGCGGCTCGAGGTCGATGCGCTCGACGAGGCCGTCGTCCCACAACGCCGAGACACCGTCGGCCATCACCCCGGCTGGCGCCACCGTCACAATCAGCGCGGCGGCGCCGCTGACCGCGAGCTGGTAGATCAGCGCAGCCGACAACGGATCCAACAGATGAGCGTCGTCCACCACCAGCAGGCGCCCGTCCCCCAGAGTGTCGCGGGCGCTGCGCAGAACGTCCGCGGTCTTGCCGGTGTCGGCGACGTCAATGAGACGACTGACCGCGGCGAACGGGACCGCGGCCATCGGCGCGGTGGCGGTGACCCAGTCGACGCGGTGGTAGGCCCCGGCGAGCC includes:
- a CDS encoding IstB-like ATP binding protein, encoding MPIEWVTSPPGPALDSIEAGLQKRSGAVLIGPAGVGKTTLARAAAERLAGAYHRVDWVTATAPMAAVPFAAVSRLIDVADTGKTADVLRSARDTLGDGRLLVVDDAHLLDPLSAALIYQLAVSGAAALIVTVAPAGVMADGVSALWDDGLVERIDLEPPGHDDRRVAASVGEFVTALPDAAYRVLEYLAVDDPLALDELEALVGPESVEAAAASGAVVVDDGWVHPAHPLFADSVREALGGPELRRLRGEVVDRLAGRAGHGAVDRLRRAVLALDSDSPQGPAELSSAAAEALRLGDLVLSERLGRAALQRAPDDLSTRLTLAYALAWQGRGRDADAVLDGVNGAALSETELMAWALPRAANQFWMLSEPERATAFLRATRNRVSSPAARITLDALSATFAMNAGSVSRAMEVAADVLASPDADDTAIGWAAAAAALSSARTGRFADVDALAERAMAAGHPGLLRFTSGFGQTTALLMAGEMDRAQQLAQRLTDFAQLQQPGRAIGEVLVADVLIAKGELEEAVRLLRRAAAALAPTGYSWGPLAWMLLAQALGQLGAGVEAGKALARAESRHGLKSMLFAPELALARAWTMWARRDEHGAVASAREAVRSAERGGQTAVALRSLVDAVRLGDMRAADAIERVSTECDCTTGRLALAHSRALTARNAAALAEASQGYAACGWHGAAADAAAQGEAHR